A window of Hyphomicrobiales bacterium contains these coding sequences:
- the trmFO gene encoding methylenetetrahydrofolate--tRNA-(uracil(54)-C(5))-methyltransferase (FADH(2)-oxidizing) TrmFO: MTEQSPIHIIGGGLAGSEATWQLAERGQKVILHEMRPVRKTDAHHTDGLAELVCSNSFRSDDATSNAVGVLHAEMRLAGSLIMKSADANQVPAGGALAVDRVGFSDAVTKALEEHPNVTISREEIGELPLDDWGQVLIATGPLTSDALAEQIRAKTGEEELAFFDAIAPIVHKESIDMDQAWYQSRYDKVGPGGTGADYINCPLDEELYNAFMDALTEGDTTDFKEWEANTPYFDGCLPIEVMASRGRETLRHGPMKPMGLTNKHDPEVKPYAVVQLRQDNALGTLYNIVGFQTKLRYGAQADIFRMIPGLQNAEFARLGGLHRNTFLNSPKLLDETLRLKSDPRIRFAGQITGCEGYLESAAIGMLTGRFMAEETQGTTPSLPPETSAFGSLLGHITGGHIADEGKGSKRSFQPMNINFGLFPPIEVQKPVDGKRFRGKEKARAKKLAMANRALADTRAWLGLEASEAAE; encoded by the coding sequence ATGACCGAACAATCACCTATTCACATTATCGGCGGCGGGCTTGCAGGCAGCGAAGCAACTTGGCAATTGGCTGAGCGCGGACAAAAGGTCATTCTCCATGAAATGCGCCCTGTTCGCAAAACCGACGCGCACCACACAGATGGTTTAGCCGAACTCGTTTGCTCCAACTCTTTTCGCTCAGATGACGCAACTTCAAACGCTGTCGGCGTACTTCATGCTGAAATGCGCTTGGCTGGTTCGCTGATCATGAAATCAGCAGACGCAAACCAAGTGCCTGCAGGTGGTGCTTTGGCCGTTGATCGGGTTGGTTTTTCTGACGCGGTAACAAAAGCGCTCGAAGAACATCCAAATGTGACAATTTCGCGCGAAGAAATTGGCGAACTACCGCTGGATGACTGGGGCCAAGTCCTAATCGCGACTGGTCCGCTCACCTCTGACGCTTTGGCTGAACAAATCCGCGCAAAAACGGGCGAAGAAGAACTCGCCTTTTTCGACGCAATCGCGCCCATCGTGCACAAAGAAAGCATCGACATGGATCAAGCGTGGTATCAATCACGCTATGACAAAGTCGGCCCCGGCGGAACGGGCGCTGATTACATAAACTGCCCACTCGACGAAGAGCTATACAACGCCTTCATGGATGCGCTGACAGAAGGCGACACCACCGACTTTAAAGAGTGGGAAGCAAACACGCCCTATTTTGATGGCTGCCTGCCGATTGAGGTGATGGCATCGCGTGGGCGCGAAACTCTTCGCCACGGTCCGATGAAACCGATGGGCCTCACCAATAAACATGATCCAGAGGTTAAACCCTATGCCGTCGTGCAACTGCGCCAAGATAATGCGCTTGGCACGCTTTATAATATCGTTGGTTTTCAAACCAAGCTGAGATACGGCGCGCAAGCTGACATCTTCCGCATGATACCAGGCCTACAAAACGCAGAATTTGCCCGCCTTGGTGGCCTGCACCGCAACACGTTTTTGAATTCACCGAAATTGCTCGACGAGACATTGCGCCTGAAAAGTGACCCGCGCATTCGTTTTGCTGGCCAAATCACGGGCTGCGAAGGCTATTTGGAATCGGCTGCAATCGGCATGCTAACAGGCCGTTTCATGGCCGAAGAAACACAAGGCACAACGCCAAGCTTACCGCCAGAAACATCGGCGTTCGGCTCCCTGCTTGGGCATATCACTGGCGGTCATATCGCGGATGAAGGCAAAGGCTCAAAACGCTCATTCCAACCAATGAACATCAACTTTGGCCTCTTCCCGCCAATCGAAGTGCAAAAGCCAGTTGACGGCAAACGCTTCAGAGGCAAAGAAAAAGCCCGCGCTAAAAAGCTCGCCATGGCAAACCGCGCTTTAGCCGACACAAGAGCATGGCTTGGTTTGGAAGCTTCAGAAGCGGCCGAGTAA
- a CDS encoding MBL fold metallo-hydrolase, which yields MRFSGICASLLTLSAVWTAPVYAQSSQGSFCRPVAQFENGIKQASFNDGTVLAQSKQNVTITYLAHSSFRIETSAGLNIATDFTGFLGSKQLPDIATMNTVHTGHFTFEPDENIKHVLQGWAKDGEPSRHYVRINDTIVRNVTTDFTSEATGFRPDENSIFVYETDGLCIGHLGQLHEYPSQEQLAEIGRLDVLMMPISGIQTLSHDDIDRLIKRLGVRIILPMHWHDKRTLLSYLEEMQGRHLIETRNDNAINVSINTLPDEPRMIFLTPETSFNLFQ from the coding sequence ATGCGATTTTCTGGAATATGTGCGTCACTTCTAACCCTTAGTGCCGTATGGACAGCACCCGTTTATGCCCAAAGCTCACAAGGTAGTTTTTGCAGGCCTGTTGCGCAGTTTGAAAATGGGATTAAGCAGGCGTCCTTCAACGATGGCACTGTTTTGGCTCAATCCAAGCAAAACGTAACCATCACTTATTTGGCGCATTCGTCATTCAGAATTGAAACATCTGCTGGTTTGAATATTGCGACGGATTTCACGGGCTTTCTTGGTTCAAAACAGCTGCCAGATATTGCCACGATGAATACAGTTCACACCGGACATTTTACGTTTGAACCTGATGAGAACATCAAGCATGTGCTCCAAGGGTGGGCCAAGGATGGTGAGCCTTCCCGCCACTATGTGCGGATAAATGACACGATTGTTCGCAATGTCACAACTGATTTCACCTCTGAGGCAACAGGCTTTCGGCCTGATGAAAATTCGATTTTTGTGTATGAGACGGATGGGTTGTGCATCGGGCATTTAGGGCAATTGCATGAATACCCATCACAAGAGCAATTGGCAGAAATTGGTCGCCTTGATGTTTTGATGATGCCGATAAGCGGTATTCAAACTCTAAGCCATGACGATATTGACCGCCTGATTAAGCGCCTTGGGGTGCGGATTATTCTGCCTATGCATTGGCATGATAAGCGCACCTTATTGTCCTATTTGGAAGAGATGCAAGGTCGGCACCTCATTGAAACTCGCAACGATAACGCGATCAATGTTTCGATAAACACGTTGCCTGATGAGCCAAGAATGATCTTTCTAACGCCTGAAACGTCTTTCAATCTATTCCAGTAA
- a CDS encoding MTH938/NDUFAF3 family protein, whose product MMDEHHGSRGIEMHEAHFPGRAPVEAYGNGGFRFAEMSHQGSILCLPEGIFAWHIEDASELTPEHFERVLGDSGLDVFLLGLGPDFLPMPKEIRALFQGSGIVVDPMSTGAAIRTYNVLLGENRAVGCGLIAVD is encoded by the coding sequence ATGATGGATGAACACCATGGCTCGCGCGGCATTGAAATGCACGAAGCGCATTTCCCAGGCCGCGCACCAGTAGAAGCCTATGGCAATGGCGGCTTTCGCTTTGCCGAGATGTCGCATCAAGGTTCTATCCTGTGTTTGCCTGAAGGCATTTTTGCTTGGCATATTGAAGATGCGAGCGAGCTAACACCTGAGCATTTTGAACGGGTGTTGGGTGATAGCGGCTTGGATGTTTTTCTGCTCGGCCTTGGTCCAGACTTTTTGCCAATGCCCAAAGAAATCCGCGCTCTTTTTCAAGGCAGCGGCATAGTCGTTGATCCAATGAGCACAGGGGCGGCTATTCGAACTTACAATGTGCTTTTAGGCGAAAACCGCGCGGTCGGCTGCGGTTTAATCGCGGTTGATTGA
- a CDS encoding phytoene/squalene synthase family protein has translation MAHDRSSLTEATELLRQHDRDRFLASLLFPADYREDVAILYAFNAEISRIRDVVSEPIPGEIRLQWWRDAIQEKSADARANPLAALLLDVIEKHDLSSETFDKILLARAFDLYHDLMPTMADFEVYAGETTSLLFQLSALIASSDQQSALADAAGHAGVAYSLMVTLRNLGADARRGQVFLPSDLLASFGTARDDLTEGKMSPALREAIVHFSNLAREHRDKALNAARMLPRDVKPVFLPVVMIEPYLKLIEKNIDTLLDRPVQLSQLKAQWALWRGGI, from the coding sequence ATGGCGCATGATCGTTCCAGCTTGACGGAGGCGACGGAGTTACTCCGCCAGCATGACCGCGACCGCTTTCTGGCAAGCTTGCTTTTTCCCGCAGATTACCGCGAAGATGTAGCGATCCTCTATGCTTTTAACGCTGAAATTAGCCGCATCCGCGATGTGGTGAGTGAGCCGATACCTGGCGAAATTCGCCTGCAATGGTGGCGGGATGCGATTCAAGAAAAATCCGCCGATGCGCGGGCCAATCCCTTGGCTGCCTTGCTGCTTGATGTGATTGAAAAGCACGATTTATCCAGCGAAACGTTCGACAAGATCCTGCTCGCTCGCGCTTTTGACCTTTATCACGATCTCATGCCGACAATGGCAGATTTTGAAGTCTATGCGGGTGAGACGACCTCGTTGCTGTTTCAACTTTCAGCACTGATTGCATCAAGTGATCAACAAAGCGCATTGGCTGATGCTGCTGGTCATGCGGGTGTTGCTTATTCGCTAATGGTGACACTTCGAAACCTTGGCGCGGATGCAAGGCGAGGGCAGGTGTTCTTGCCAAGTGATCTATTAGCCTCCTTTGGCACCGCGCGTGACGATTTGACCGAAGGTAAAATGTCGCCCGCTTTACGTGAGGCAATCGTTCATTTCAGCAACCTTGCCCGCGAACACCGAGACAAAGCACTCAATGCGGCTCGTATGTTACCACGAGATGTAAAGCCGGTGTTTCTTCCCGTTGTTATGATTGAGCCGTATCTCAAGTTAATTGAGAAAAATATCGATACACTCTTGGATCGCCCCGTGCAGCTTTCTCAGCTTAAAGCGCAATGGGCGCTATGGCGTGGCGGGATCTGA